A single window of Eucalyptus grandis isolate ANBG69807.140 chromosome 1, ASM1654582v1, whole genome shotgun sequence DNA harbors:
- the LOC104434308 gene encoding chitinase 10 gives MARSLAVLFLALALLTLSPRATEARRESCISSLITEQLFGDIFLHKDDNACPAKGFYTYDSFVQAAGCFPKFGRTGSVSTRKREIAAFLAQVSHETTGGWATAPDGPYTWGLCFKEEVSPPSNYCDATVKEWPCYPGKSYKGRGPIQLSWNYNYGLAGEALGFDGLKNPETVSNDTLVAFKTALWFWMTERKPKPSCHAVMVGKYRPSKADLAANRTAGFGLLTNIINGGLECGIPDDPRVNDRIGFFRTYAKLFGVDTGPNLDCQNQKHF, from the exons ATGGCTAGATCCCTCGCCGTTCTCTTCCTGGCCCTCGCTCTTTTAACCCTATCCCCGCGCGCAACCGAGGCGCGCAGAGAATCCTGCATCTCTTCCCTGATCACCGAGCAGCTGTTCGGCGACATCTTCCTCCACAAGGACGACAACGCATGCCCGGCCAAGGGCTTCTACACCTACGACTCGTTCGTGCAGGCCGCGGGTTGCTTCCCGAAGTTCGGCCGCACAGGGAGCGTGAGCACCCGCAAGCGCGAGATCGCGGCCTTCCTCGCGCAGGTGTCGCACGAGACGACCGGCGGGTGGGCGACGGCGCCGGACGGACCGTACACGTGGGGGCTGTGCTTCAAGGAGGAGGTGAGTCCGCCGAGCAACTACTGCGACGCGACCGTCAAGGAATGGCCGTGCTACCCGGGCAAGTCTTACAAAGGCAGAGGACCCATCCAACTATCTTG GAACTACAACTACGGACTCGCTGGGGAGGCGCTCGGCTTCGACGGGCTGAAGAACCCGGAGACGGTGTCCAACGACACGCTGGTGGCGTTCAAGACGGCGCTGTGGTTCTGGATGACGGAGCGGAAGCCCAAGCCCTCCTGCCACGCAGTCATGGTCGGGAAGTACCGGCCCTCCAAGGCCGACCTCGCAGCCAACCGGACGGCCGGGTTCGGGCTCCTCACCAACATAATCAACGGCGGCCTCGAGTGCGGCATCCCCGACGACCCGAGGGTCAACGACCGGATCGGCTTCTTCCGGACATACGCCAAGCTGTTCGGGGTCGACACGGGCCCCAATTTGGATTGCCAAAATCAGAAGCACTTCTAG